Proteins from one Mucilaginibacter jinjuensis genomic window:
- a CDS encoding SDR family oxidoreductase, producing MNTLNNKVAVITGSARGLGKAIAERYAALGAAVVINYSRDKASADEVVSNIKAMGARVIAVQADVSKVAEIEKLFAAAKEAFGKIDIVVANAGIEMVETPVTDFTEEQFDRLFAINTKGTYFTLQQAAKQIEDNGRIIYIASSTTSFPVPGMAVYGGSKTTPRYLVDILSKEIGHRGVTVNSIIPFAVDHSGIFAEEGSYPRLRQQLLDSCPMGRLAEVEDVANVAEFFASDLSSFVNGQHLLVNGGATN from the coding sequence ATGAACACATTAAATAACAAAGTAGCCGTTATAACCGGCTCAGCAAGAGGATTAGGTAAAGCTATCGCAGAACGTTATGCCGCTTTAGGGGCAGCCGTGGTGATCAATTACTCCCGTGATAAAGCGTCGGCCGATGAAGTGGTCAGCAATATAAAAGCGATGGGCGCCCGCGTGATCGCCGTACAGGCCGATGTCAGCAAAGTAGCCGAGATCGAAAAGCTGTTTGCGGCCGCTAAGGAAGCTTTTGGCAAGATCGACATCGTGGTGGCCAATGCCGGTATAGAGATGGTGGAAACCCCGGTAACTGACTTTACTGAAGAACAGTTCGACCGCCTGTTCGCCATCAATACCAAGGGCACCTACTTTACACTGCAGCAAGCAGCCAAACAGATCGAAGATAATGGACGTATTATTTACATTGCGTCTTCCACTACTTCATTCCCGGTACCCGGCATGGCGGTTTACGGCGGCAGCAAAACTACGCCTCGTTACCTGGTGGACATTCTTTCCAAAGAGATCGGCCATCGCGGCGTAACCGTGAATTCGATCATTCCGTTTGCCGTTGATCACTCGGGAATCTTCGCTGAAGAAGGTTCTTATCCACGCCTGCGACAGCAACTGCTGGACAGCTGTCCCATGGGCCGTCTGGCTGAAGTAGAAGATGTAGCCAATGTGGCGGAGTTCTTTGCCAGCGACCTCTCTTCTTTCGTTAACGGTCAGCATTTACTGGTTAATGGTGGCGCTACCAATTGA
- a CDS encoding NAD(P)-dependent oxidoreductase has translation MAKRVLILGATGRTGQHAIAMALAKNYQVVALVRNPGKLGAKEGLTIIEGSPTNISDVRKAIKGCDAVLSLLSPLNRSEAISLRKIDRPQVLKSSIRNVLQVMPNFGVKRIIVLSTVGAGDSWQYAPWYVKLLVRLTNFKVIFNDHNAQEELIRLSGTNWTIVRPVGLNENRAAGDVVVSYNRTPKPFQMSRQVLAKFVIEELYSDTYVHKAPMLAEK, from the coding sequence ATGGCAAAAAGAGTGTTGATATTGGGCGCAACGGGCAGGACGGGACAACATGCTATAGCGATGGCGCTAGCGAAAAATTACCAGGTTGTTGCCCTGGTGAGGAACCCGGGCAAGCTTGGCGCCAAAGAGGGGCTTACCATCATCGAAGGCAGTCCTACGAACATTAGTGATGTCCGTAAGGCCATAAAAGGGTGCGACGCAGTGCTGAGTTTATTAAGCCCATTAAACCGTAGCGAAGCTATTTCCCTTCGGAAAATCGATCGTCCGCAGGTGTTGAAAAGCAGCATCCGAAATGTGTTACAGGTCATGCCCAATTTCGGTGTAAAACGGATCATAGTTCTGTCCACGGTAGGTGCCGGCGATTCTTGGCAATATGCACCCTGGTATGTCAAACTCTTAGTAAGGCTCACTAATTTCAAAGTGATCTTTAACGATCATAATGCGCAGGAAGAACTTATCCGCCTATCCGGAACCAACTGGACGATTGTCCGGCCGGTCGGGTTAAATGAGAATAGGGCGGCTGGCGACGTGGTGGTCAGCTACAATCGTACGCCTAAGCCATTTCAGATGAGCCGTCAGGTGCTGGCCAAATTCGTCATCGAAGAATTATACAGTGACACCTACGTGCATAAAGCACCAATGCTGGCTGAAAAATAG
- a CDS encoding ester cyclase has protein sequence MKTSLLRQGELAAMSSIDKVLYFWDHVWSAPYHIDLIDELMTDDFIITNAGSEIQGRENFKLWVASLLSVVRESNLENLEIFESQDGTRVVSRWIFSGLNYGIFNLPAAGQPISFTGTAIWEIRDGKLAHNWVERSALELYQQLQDRSAT, from the coding sequence ATGAAAACTAGTCTTCTACGACAAGGGGAATTGGCCGCCATGTCTTCCATAGACAAAGTCTTATATTTCTGGGACCATGTATGGAGTGCGCCTTATCACATCGATTTAATAGACGAATTGATGACCGATGACTTTATCATCACCAATGCCGGATCTGAAATCCAAGGCCGTGAAAATTTCAAACTGTGGGTGGCCTCATTACTTAGCGTTGTCCGGGAGAGCAATCTGGAAAATCTTGAGATATTCGAAAGCCAAGACGGGACGAGGGTCGTGTCCAGATGGATTTTCAGCGGACTGAATTATGGCATATTCAATCTGCCCGCTGCCGGCCAGCCAATCAGTTTTACCGGCACGGCAATATGGGAAATTAGGGACGGGAAACTCGCACACAACTGGGTAGAGCGAAGTGCGCTCGAGCTATATCAACAGCTTCAGGATCGTTCAGCTACATAA
- a CDS encoding zinc-dependent alcohol dehydrogenase family protein, whose translation MTMQIMKAWRLHRFGIENLQLDDIEIPEPGVNELLIQIKAVSINYRDKAIIDGSYKSDILKEGPVTLASDAVGIVVRIGAAVTRFKEGDEVVTHVYTKWLDGQRMPEDANYLLGWPLSGVLSEYIVLNEESAVAKPAYLSDEEASTLPIAALTAWNALKAVGNIQAGQTVFIQGTGGVALFAAQIAFALGAKVIISTSKDEKGEQAKALGAGYFINYTHTPDWEKEVLRLTEGQGVDEVIELVAGDITRSVQAIKYGGTIAVVGFLNNPLLRVNVFSLFAKDAKIEALSIGHRRSFEAMNIFLEKHLIKPVIDRVYSFDEAKEAFGQLAKGPFGKIVIKVS comes from the coding sequence ATGACAATGCAAATAATGAAAGCCTGGCGATTACACCGGTTCGGTATTGAAAACCTGCAGCTGGACGATATAGAGATCCCTGAGCCGGGAGTAAATGAGCTGCTTATTCAGATCAAAGCCGTATCGATCAACTATCGGGATAAAGCCATTATTGACGGCTCTTATAAATCAGACATCTTGAAAGAGGGGCCGGTTACCCTGGCTTCTGATGCCGTAGGAATAGTGGTTAGGATCGGCGCAGCAGTGACCCGGTTTAAGGAAGGTGATGAGGTGGTTACGCACGTCTATACCAAATGGCTTGATGGCCAGCGGATGCCTGAAGACGCAAATTACCTGCTGGGCTGGCCGTTAAGCGGTGTATTATCAGAATACATTGTCCTCAACGAAGAATCTGCTGTTGCCAAGCCCGCCTACCTAAGTGATGAAGAAGCATCAACGCTGCCGATCGCAGCGCTGACCGCCTGGAATGCACTAAAAGCAGTGGGGAACATTCAGGCAGGGCAAACGGTTTTTATCCAGGGTACAGGCGGGGTTGCGCTTTTTGCCGCACAGATCGCTTTTGCGCTTGGTGCCAAAGTGATCATTTCTACCAGTAAAGACGAAAAAGGCGAGCAGGCCAAAGCTTTAGGTGCGGGATATTTCATTAATTACACCCATACGCCCGATTGGGAAAAGGAAGTGTTGCGATTGACCGAGGGTCAAGGCGTAGATGAGGTCATTGAACTGGTAGCCGGGGATATTACCAGATCTGTCCAAGCTATTAAGTATGGTGGCACTATTGCTGTCGTCGGCTTTCTAAACAATCCGCTACTCAGGGTAAATGTATTCTCTTTATTTGCCAAAGATGCGAAGATCGAGGCGCTATCCATTGGCCACCGCAGGTCATTTGAAGCAATGAACATCTTCCTGGAAAAGCACCTGATTAAACCGGTGATCGACCGCGTTTACAGTTTTGACGAGGCTAAGGAGGCTTTCGGGCAGCTGGCGAAAGGCCCGTTTGGTAAGATTGTGATAAAGGTTTCGTAA
- a CDS encoding SDR family oxidoreductase → MKTLNEKVILVTGASRGIGAAVAQQLAEAGAKVIVNYAGGWEAAEATVNAIKANGGEAIALQADVSKAHEVAALFDTAITHYGRIDVLVNNAGVMITKLLKDTTDDDFTRQFDINVRGTFNTLREAATKLADGGSIINFSSTTTRVMMPTYSTYVATKGAVEQLTRVFAKEVGARGINVNAVLPGPTNTELFTKGKPQEVIDRLAGLNAFNRIGQPEDIAKVVAFLASDDAKWISGQTIGLNGAMA, encoded by the coding sequence ATGAAAACATTAAATGAAAAAGTAATCTTAGTAACCGGCGCCTCAAGAGGCATCGGTGCCGCAGTCGCTCAACAGTTAGCTGAAGCCGGCGCCAAAGTAATCGTTAATTATGCCGGTGGTTGGGAAGCAGCCGAAGCAACGGTAAATGCGATCAAAGCTAATGGTGGCGAAGCTATCGCCCTGCAGGCCGATGTTAGCAAAGCTCATGAGGTAGCTGCATTGTTCGATACTGCTATTACTCACTACGGCAGGATCGATGTACTGGTCAACAACGCTGGCGTAATGATCACCAAACTTTTAAAAGATACGACCGACGATGATTTCACCCGCCAGTTCGACATCAATGTCCGCGGCACCTTCAATACCCTGCGCGAGGCCGCAACCAAACTGGCCGATGGCGGCAGCATTATCAACTTTTCTTCAACAACCACCCGCGTGATGATGCCGACTTACAGCACCTATGTCGCTACCAAGGGCGCGGTGGAACAATTGACCAGGGTGTTCGCCAAGGAGGTAGGTGCCAGAGGTATCAATGTCAATGCTGTACTGCCAGGTCCCACCAATACTGAACTGTTCACCAAAGGCAAACCACAGGAAGTGATCGACCGGCTGGCTGGACTGAATGCGTTTAACCGTATCGGCCAGCCGGAAGATATCGCCAAAGTGGTGGCCTTCCTGGCAAGCGACGATGCCAAGTGGATCAGCGGGCAAACTATAGGACTGAACGGCGCTATGGCCTAA
- a CDS encoding ArsR/SmtB family transcription factor, which translates to MEILNIIKALGNPTRLQILKWLQAPEDYFPDQQEPLSTGVCVGQMQKVGNLPVSTISEHLMVLQKAGILSSEKKGQWVYYKRNDDLIAEFLTCLNKHI; encoded by the coding sequence ATGGAAATTTTAAACATTATAAAGGCGCTGGGTAATCCAACGCGCCTGCAAATATTGAAGTGGTTACAAGCACCCGAGGATTATTTCCCCGATCAGCAGGAACCACTCAGCACGGGTGTTTGCGTGGGTCAGATGCAAAAGGTTGGGAACCTGCCGGTATCTACCATATCAGAACATTTAATGGTACTTCAAAAAGCCGGGATACTGAGCTCCGAAAAGAAGGGTCAATGGGTGTACTATAAGCGGAACGATGACTTAATAGCCGAATTTTTAACCTGTTTAAACAAACATATTTAA